In Chryseobacterium turcicum, a single window of DNA contains:
- a CDS encoding fibronectin type III domain-containing protein translates to MIKTFTSLLLLLCFINFGFIPLLHAQAATLPYTQDFNTSNDFTLLNGTQVNKWAYGSAAGNAGNSIYISNDNGTTNNYTNTSSSVVQVYRDIVVPTGTTATSPATLSFDWRAMGEACCDYLRIWLVPTTFTPTPGTQITAGAGRIQLGANLNEQTTWQTYTNTNINLATFAGANVRLVFEWRNDGSVGTTPAGAIDNINMLIPTCSAPTALAVNTITTTNATISWTGITPAPANGYQYYISTSSTPPTSTTIPSGASTTTSVLLNTLSPSTTYYFWVRAVCSATDSSIWTAGGGFSTTQIPATLPYNQNFSTLNDFGFINGSQTNKWVYGNTVGNIPSSIYISNDNGVTNNYTNTSSSIVQAYRDIAVPTGTTAASPALLSFDWLAMGESCCDYLRVWLVPSSFTPTAGAQITAGTGRIQIGGNLNAQTAWQTYLNTNVNLTSFSGATVRLVFEWRNDGSVGTPPAGAIDNINLLIPTCKLPTAPAVAAITSATATISWTATVPPPAIGYEYYLSTNPTPPIATTLPTGNTTATSVPLAGLTPNTTYYWWVRARCSTTDASIWIGGPSFTTTQIPATLPYSQNFTGGNDLGLLNGTQTNKWVRGTATGNTAQSLYISNDNGVTNAYSHTATTVQAFRDIQIPAGTTIASFSFDWKSQGENNLDYLRVWLVPTTVMPVPGTQIAAGTNRIQVGQYQLQGTWQTFSNTNLNLTAYAGGIMRLVFEWRNDGSLGTQPPAAIDNILLRVCNNATPVVTVVPASITHNSATLTWPQDPGGATYQIRYRPLGTGSAWLPNTGPITVTAGTYTFPSNLLPFTDYEVEVAAVCNITNVGLFSHSEFKTKCDPTPPNVTVTSITPTSALVTWNPLAAGATYELQWKEVGTGTWFPVTTPQPPANSYLLTGLSSYKTYEVQVRNKCIGSGTFNPWSTSQVFTTVRVCEIPPPGLTITQLNPTSAEVVWSAYTGPGATNNYILKYRKVGLPGWTTINVSNNTYTLTGLLELTKYEMQVANVCTGTPGNFTPEYYFTTPTVVYCPMHSTNFGSEFISKVTAKPAGKPQMINITAGSAYSDYTTVPTKFIDMVQGSVGNQIIIDKTISSGAKAGVAVWIDFNRNGAFDLDERILADGPNTNPTASATFTVPSNAFLGSTNKYVVMRVAMSKDAIPVSCVSFTDGEVEDYTVRISQLPTANTVNQTDILIYPNPVKSILNVKNISKKAKYNIYSAAGQVISSGVILNNKIDVSRLINGLYVIDIDDIQGTAQRKFIKE, encoded by the coding sequence ATGATTAAAACCTTTACTTCTTTATTACTTCTTTTGTGTTTTATTAATTTTGGTTTCATACCGCTGCTTCATGCGCAAGCTGCAACCTTACCATACACTCAAGATTTTAACACGAGCAATGACTTTACTTTGCTGAATGGAACCCAGGTCAATAAATGGGCATATGGTTCAGCGGCAGGTAATGCGGGAAATTCTATTTATATTTCCAATGATAATGGTACTACAAATAATTATACTAATACATCTTCAAGCGTTGTTCAGGTGTATAGAGATATTGTAGTTCCAACGGGTACCACAGCTACTTCACCAGCCACATTATCATTTGACTGGAGAGCGATGGGAGAAGCATGTTGTGATTACCTTAGAATTTGGCTAGTCCCTACTACTTTTACACCTACACCAGGAACACAAATTACTGCAGGGGCAGGTAGAATTCAACTAGGAGCGAACTTAAACGAACAAACTACTTGGCAAACTTACACCAATACAAACATCAACTTGGCAACGTTTGCAGGAGCTAATGTACGTCTTGTTTTTGAATGGAGAAATGATGGTAGTGTAGGTACTACACCTGCAGGTGCTATTGATAACATTAATATGCTGATTCCTACTTGTAGTGCACCTACTGCATTAGCTGTTAATACAATAACAACAACAAATGCTACGATTTCATGGACAGGCATCACCCCTGCTCCTGCCAATGGGTATCAATATTACATTTCTACAAGTTCTACACCACCAACTAGCACAACTATTCCTTCAGGTGCAAGTACCACAACGTCAGTTCTTTTAAATACACTCTCACCAAGTACTACATATTATTTTTGGGTTCGTGCAGTTTGCAGCGCAACAGATTCTAGTATATGGACTGCAGGTGGAGGGTTTTCAACTACGCAAATACCTGCTACCCTTCCTTACAACCAAAATTTTTCAACTCTAAATGATTTCGGTTTTATAAACGGATCTCAAACGAACAAATGGGTTTATGGGAATACTGTAGGGAATATACCTAGCTCTATTTATATCTCTAATGACAATGGAGTAACAAATAACTATACCAACACTTCATCAAGTATTGTTCAGGCTTACAGAGATATTGCAGTACCAACAGGAACAACTGCTGCATCACCTGCACTTTTATCATTTGACTGGCTTGCAATGGGAGAATCATGTTGTGACTACTTAAGAGTATGGCTTGTGCCCTCTTCTTTTACCCCAACAGCGGGTGCTCAAATTACAGCAGGCACAGGAAGAATTCAAATAGGAGGAAATTTAAACGCACAAACTGCATGGCAAACCTACCTAAATACAAACGTAAACTTAACAAGCTTCTCAGGAGCTACTGTACGTCTGGTTTTTGAGTGGAGAAATGACGGAAGTGTCGGTACTCCACCTGCAGGTGCTATTGATAATATAAATTTACTTATTCCTACCTGTAAATTACCTACAGCACCCGCAGTAGCTGCTATAACTTCAGCGACTGCCACCATAAGCTGGACAGCCACTGTACCGCCACCTGCGATAGGATATGAATATTATTTATCAACAAATCCTACACCTCCAATTGCGACGACACTCCCAACAGGAAACACGACTGCAACATCAGTTCCTTTAGCTGGGTTGACTCCTAATACAACGTATTATTGGTGGGTAAGAGCAAGATGTAGCACAACAGATGCGAGCATCTGGATTGGTGGGCCAAGCTTTACAACAACACAGATTCCGGCAACACTGCCTTATAGTCAAAACTTTACAGGAGGTAATGATTTAGGATTATTAAACGGAACACAGACAAATAAGTGGGTACGTGGTACTGCAACAGGAAACACTGCTCAATCATTATATATATCTAATGATAACGGTGTAACGAATGCATATTCTCACACGGCAACTACAGTACAAGCATTTAGAGATATTCAGATTCCGGCAGGAACTACAATTGCTTCTTTTTCTTTTGACTGGAAGTCTCAAGGAGAAAACAATTTGGATTATCTAAGAGTTTGGTTGGTACCAACTACTGTTATGCCTGTACCCGGAACTCAAATTGCTGCAGGTACAAATAGAATACAAGTAGGACAATACCAACTTCAAGGTACATGGCAAACATTTTCTAATACAAACTTAAACTTAACTGCATACGCAGGTGGTATAATGCGTTTAGTCTTCGAATGGAGAAATGACGGAAGCCTTGGCACACAGCCTCCGGCTGCAATTGATAATATTTTACTAAGAGTTTGTAATAATGCTACTCCTGTAGTGACAGTAGTACCAGCTTCTATTACCCATAATTCAGCAACGCTTACTTGGCCTCAAGATCCCGGAGGAGCTACTTATCAAATAAGATACAGACCTTTAGGGACGGGTAGTGCTTGGTTGCCAAACACTGGTCCTATTACTGTAACAGCAGGTACTTATACTTTCCCTTCCAACTTGTTACCATTCACTGATTATGAAGTGGAAGTTGCAGCAGTTTGTAATATTACGAATGTAGGATTATTCTCACATAGCGAATTTAAAACCAAATGTGACCCTACTCCTCCAAATGTGACAGTAACTAGTATTACCCCAACATCAGCTTTAGTAACTTGGAACCCGCTTGCAGCTGGTGCTACTTATGAACTACAGTGGAAAGAAGTTGGTACAGGAACATGGTTCCCCGTTACTACTCCGCAACCTCCTGCTAATAGTTACCTTCTTACAGGCTTAAGTTCATATAAAACGTATGAGGTTCAGGTAAGAAATAAGTGTATTGGATCTGGAACGTTTAACCCTTGGTCTACATCTCAAGTGTTTACTACGGTTAGAGTTTGCGAAATTCCGCCTCCAGGATTAACAATCACTCAGTTAAATCCTACATCAGCAGAAGTAGTTTGGAGTGCTTACACAGGTCCTGGAGCTACTAATAATTACATATTAAAATACAGAAAAGTTGGATTACCAGGCTGGACGACAATTAACGTAAGTAATAATACCTATACCCTTACAGGATTATTAGAACTTACGAAATATGAAATGCAGGTAGCAAATGTTTGTACGGGTACACCGGGTAACTTCACACCAGAGTACTACTTTACAACACCAACAGTTGTTTATTGCCCAATGCATTCAACAAACTTTGGTTCTGAATTTATTTCAAAAGTAACAGCGAAGCCAGCGGGTAAACCTCAGATGATTAATATTACAGCAGGTTCAGCTTATTCAGACTATACAACGGTTCCTACGAAGTTTATTGATATGGTTCAAGGTTCTGTAGGTAACCAAATTATAATTGATAAAACAATTAGCTCAGGTGCGAAAGCTGGAGTAGCCGTTTGGATTGACTTCAACAGAAACGGAGCTTTTGATCTTGACGAAAGGATTTTAGCAGATGGCCCTAATACGAATCCTACTGCAAGTGCTACCTTTACGGTACCTTCTAATGCTTTCTTAGGATCTACCAATAAATATGTGGTAATGAGAGTGGCAATGTCTAAAGACGCTATTCCTGTAAGTTGTGTAAGCTTTACTGATGGTGAAGTGGAAGACTATACAGTGAGAATCTCTCAATTGCCAACAGCAAATACTGTTAATCAAACAGATATTTTGATTTATCCAAATCCTGTTAAATCAATTTTAAATGTTAAGAATATCAGTAAAAAAGCGAAATATAACATTTACAGTGCAGCTGGTCAGGTAATCTCTAGCGGAGTAATCTTAAATAACAAGATTGACGTAAGCAGATTAATCAACGGTCTATACGTAATTGATATTGATGATATTCAGGGCACAGCTCAGAGAAAATTCATTAAAGAATAA
- a CDS encoding LytR/AlgR family response regulator transcription factor produces the protein MTKIKCLVVDDEKLAQDVLIHHISKFDILQLEGVCNNVFELIAFLNKNKDIDLIFLDIKMPEINGTDFVTLFNNPPAIIYTTAYHQYALNAFDQSAIDYLLKPISLERFAKGIQKATQFLSPIQQNQTLMTSEKVDGSFYVKSDKRLIKVNPAELIYIEGMRNYINLHTENGMIMIHATLASFEENLKHLTHICRVHKSFFINLNKINYLEQHVIILTNKKSIPVGLSYREQFYDKLKIMQVK, from the coding sequence ATGACGAAAATAAAATGTTTGGTCGTAGATGATGAAAAATTGGCTCAGGATGTCCTGATTCATCATATTTCAAAATTTGATATTTTGCAGCTAGAAGGTGTTTGTAATAACGTTTTTGAATTAATTGCTTTTCTCAATAAAAACAAAGACATCGATTTGATTTTTTTAGACATCAAAATGCCTGAAATTAACGGAACAGATTTCGTTACTCTATTTAATAATCCTCCTGCAATTATTTATACCACTGCCTACCATCAATATGCGCTAAATGCATTTGACCAAAGTGCTATTGATTATTTGCTTAAACCAATTTCCTTAGAACGTTTTGCAAAAGGCATCCAAAAAGCAACTCAATTTCTGAGCCCCATCCAGCAGAATCAAACGCTCATGACTTCAGAAAAAGTTGATGGTAGTTTTTACGTAAAAAGTGATAAACGTTTAATAAAAGTCAATCCTGCAGAATTAATTTATATCGAAGGAATGCGCAATTATATTAATTTACACACCGAAAATGGCATGATAATGATTCACGCCACCTTAGCTTCTTTTGAAGAAAATTTAAAGCACCTTACTCACATTTGTAGAGTTCACAAATCGTTTTTCATCAACCTCAATAAAATCAATTACCTCGAACAGCATGTCATTATACTAACCAATAAAAAAAGTATTCCTGTAGGACTCAGCTACCGCGAACAGTTTTATGATAAGTTAAAAATAATGCAGGTAAAATAG
- a CDS encoding sensor histidine kinase, whose amino-acid sequence MKKYNFLRILLNLLFIVFIFSAAASNNDKNIPLGFILLYNILLFFPAWLNTFWLLPRLQRNKKIQWYCASAVAVIISTTFILGQYLHWLYQKFATIELIDFTPLAATSSTPAGLEKYQYYFDALPGIIIVMGIMVIGYAIQQFLLKIKKERQIQTQQTIAELSLLKSQISPHFLFNVLNSLYALSLKKSDETPNVILKLSDILRYSLYEAQEKEVFVTDEIHILNTYIDIERVRMPENATITFHYENVKESVKIAPMLLLPLIENAFKHGTDSTIGHSYINATLSCDDISLIFTCENSFKESVRKELGGIGIENIRKRLQLIYPSKHQFQIEKRNNVFKVTLEIKL is encoded by the coding sequence TTGAAAAAATATAATTTTCTGAGAATACTGCTAAATCTTCTGTTTATCGTCTTTATATTTTCAGCTGCTGCAAGTAATAATGATAAAAATATTCCCTTAGGTTTTATTTTACTTTACAATATTCTACTCTTTTTTCCGGCATGGCTCAATACCTTTTGGCTTCTCCCCAGACTTCAACGAAATAAAAAAATACAATGGTACTGCGCTTCGGCAGTCGCTGTTATTATAAGTACAACATTCATATTGGGTCAATACCTACATTGGTTATACCAAAAGTTTGCAACTATAGAATTAATTGATTTTACTCCACTTGCAGCCACCTCTTCTACTCCAGCTGGTTTAGAAAAGTATCAATATTATTTCGATGCCTTACCTGGAATTATTATTGTGATGGGAATCATGGTTATTGGGTATGCCATTCAACAATTTTTATTAAAAATTAAAAAAGAAAGACAAATACAAACCCAACAAACTATTGCAGAACTTAGCTTATTAAAATCTCAAATTAGTCCCCATTTTCTTTTCAATGTACTGAATAGTTTGTATGCTTTATCTCTTAAAAAATCAGATGAAACTCCAAATGTAATTTTAAAACTCTCTGATATTTTGCGCTACTCTTTATATGAAGCACAAGAAAAAGAAGTATTTGTAACTGATGAAATACACATTCTGAATACCTATATCGATATTGAAAGAGTAAGAATGCCTGAAAATGCAACCATCACCTTTCATTACGAAAACGTAAAAGAATCTGTCAAAATTGCGCCTATGCTTTTATTGCCATTGATAGAAAACGCTTTCAAACATGGTACAGATTCTACCATTGGTCATTCATATATCAATGCTACATTAAGTTGCGACGATATTAGCCTTATATTTACCTGTGAAAATAGTTTTAAAGAATCGGTAAGGAAAGAACTTGGCGGAATTGGCATTGAAAACATCCGCAAACGTCTTCAATTGATTTACCCTTCTAAACATCAGTTTCAAATTGAAAAAAGGAATAATGTTTTTAAAGTAACACTTGAAATAAAATTATAG
- a CDS encoding serine hydrolase domain-containing protein — MKRIFLLLILNFYGIASAQNPDYKKSIDSLMNYFQENNTFSGSVLLQKNGETIYKGEFNKFPKGTDGYRIGSITKVFTAVVIFQLIEEGKLKLDTKLSTFYPSIKYADEITIGNLLSHTSGMYDYLEWEEYYNQKSSTYTKEKMLQLIEQGKPESKPNQESSYSNSNYTILGYIIENITKKKYSENVKSRIIEPLGLQNTYYETGETDNFKRNDSYKFDGEKWSKENETHPSFTLAAGAMVSTTEDLSKLMSALFNGQLVSKNSLENMKNTSLQTAIGYGLFRTPFYDKNGFGHTGRIDEFRAATVYFTGDNLSISILANGTSIKLNDIVIGIASKYYGTKYKRPNLTAYQSVNAPNTQVYTGIYSARLAGIISVGKFKLTQAGKNHLYIAMYNNEKDNAKESRKALLKRTGENEFYSFDTNAKLEFLLNKKRAVTGIKLTQGNNSINCKKL; from the coding sequence ATGAAAAGAATCTTTCTTTTGCTTATTCTAAATTTCTATGGAATTGCTTCAGCCCAAAATCCTGACTACAAAAAGTCGATTGACAGCTTGATGAATTATTTTCAGGAAAATAATACTTTTTCAGGGAGTGTTTTACTTCAAAAAAATGGTGAAACGATTTACAAGGGAGAATTTAACAAATTTCCAAAGGGTACCGATGGATATAGAATAGGGTCGATTACTAAAGTTTTTACTGCTGTAGTAATTTTTCAGCTTATTGAGGAAGGTAAACTGAAGCTTGATACAAAACTCAGCACTTTTTATCCATCTATTAAATATGCTGATGAAATAACCATCGGAAATCTATTGAGTCATACCAGTGGAATGTATGATTATCTGGAATGGGAAGAGTATTACAACCAAAAAAGCAGTACCTATACCAAAGAGAAGATGTTGCAACTCATAGAGCAAGGTAAGCCAGAATCTAAACCTAATCAAGAAAGCTCCTACAGCAATTCCAATTATACGATATTGGGATACATTATAGAGAATATTACAAAAAAGAAGTATTCGGAAAATGTAAAATCTCGTATTATTGAGCCATTAGGACTTCAAAATACGTATTACGAAACAGGGGAAACTGACAATTTTAAACGAAATGATTCCTATAAATTTGATGGAGAAAAATGGTCTAAAGAAAATGAAACGCACCCAAGTTTTACACTTGCTGCAGGGGCTATGGTTTCTACTACAGAAGACTTATCAAAACTAATGTCTGCACTTTTTAATGGTCAGCTGGTTTCAAAAAATTCTTTAGAGAACATGAAAAATACAAGTTTGCAGACTGCCATCGGATATGGATTGTTTAGAACTCCATTTTATGACAAAAACGGATTTGGTCATACCGGTAGAATTGATGAATTTCGGGCGGCTACAGTATATTTTACGGGAGATAATTTGAGCATAAGCATTCTTGCCAATGGAACCAGTATCAAACTGAATGATATCGTAATTGGAATAGCTTCAAAATATTATGGTACTAAATACAAAAGACCAAATCTTACTGCCTACCAAAGCGTAAATGCGCCAAATACACAGGTTTATACAGGTATTTATAGTGCAAGATTAGCTGGAATTATCAGTGTAGGAAAGTTTAAGCTCACACAGGCCGGTAAAAATCATTTATATATTGCCATGTACAATAATGAAAAAGATAATGCCAAAGAAAGTAGGAAGGCATTGCTGAAAAGAACAGGAGAAAATGAGTTCTATTCTTTCGATACCAATGCAAAACTCGAGTTTCTGCTCAATAAAAAAAGAGCGGTAACAGGGATAAAACTCACGCAAGGCAATAACTCAATCAATTGTAAAAAATTATAG
- a CDS encoding cold-shock protein: protein MQQGTVKFFNETKGFGFITPSTGGQDVFVHTSGLVDQIRENDVVTYDLQNGNKGVNAVNVKKA, encoded by the coding sequence ATGCAACAAGGAACAGTAAAATTCTTTAACGAAACTAAAGGATTTGGTTTTATTACTCCATCTACAGGTGGTCAAGACGTCTTCGTACACACTTCAGGTTTAGTAGACCAAATTCGTGAAAACGATGTAGTAACATACGATTTACAAAACGGTAACAAAGGGGTTAATGCAGTTAACGTTAAAAAAGCGTAA
- a CDS encoding response regulator transcription factor produces the protein MKKHLFPEESYQASDHVLANQTVKIFEAMTKGIHGNIFIINLLEKKIDYIPYLPFYISEGSIQDIKTAGLSFLRKITASEDHQILDALKKTVIPFFNKLPINDRTKHVINFDSHIKSVEKRKILLNYKVIPFELDHEGNIKKAICNLSLSLKKSSGNIQISSEASDILWLYNLKEEKWIKTNKKKLTYKEFDVFRYYLQGLTIPEIAEKTYLSSDTVKWHRRKLFEKLDVSNITEALAYAVTNDLI, from the coding sequence ATGAAAAAACACTTATTCCCGGAGGAAAGTTATCAAGCATCAGATCATGTTCTAGCTAATCAAACAGTAAAAATATTCGAAGCCATGACAAAGGGTATACATGGTAATATTTTTATCATCAATTTGCTTGAGAAAAAAATTGATTACATTCCATATCTTCCTTTTTACATCTCCGAAGGTTCTATACAAGATATAAAAACAGCAGGTTTAAGTTTTCTTCGAAAAATAACAGCATCAGAGGATCACCAAATACTTGATGCACTAAAAAAAACGGTCATTCCTTTTTTCAATAAACTTCCAATCAACGACAGAACTAAGCATGTCATCAACTTTGATTCTCATATCAAAAGTGTTGAAAAAAGAAAAATATTACTCAATTATAAAGTGATACCTTTTGAGCTTGATCATGAAGGCAATATCAAGAAGGCAATTTGTAATTTATCATTATCGCTAAAAAAGTCATCAGGAAATATTCAGATATCATCAGAAGCATCAGATATATTATGGTTATATAATCTTAAAGAAGAAAAATGGATTAAAACCAACAAAAAAAAGTTAACCTACAAAGAATTTGATGTATTTAGATACTATTTACAAGGGCTCACCATACCTGAAATTGCAGAGAAGACCTATTTATCTTCTGACACTGTAAAATGGCATCGAAGAAAACTTTTTGAAAAGCTTGATGTTAGTAATATCACAGAAGCATTAGCATATGCGGTTACCAATGATTTAATTTAG